A genomic stretch from Hemicordylus capensis ecotype Gifberg chromosome 5, rHemCap1.1.pri, whole genome shotgun sequence includes:
- the IRF5 gene encoding interferon regulatory factor 5 isoform X3, translating to MSSHPRRIRLKPWLVAQVNSGQYPGLRWVDAERKHFYIPWRHATRHVPSQEDENTIFKAWAKETGKYNEGVDEPDPAKWKANLRCALNKSREFNLIYDGTKDTPMQPFKIYEVCDVPHHNGDPFAGDGDTCEEEEELQRMMPTLKIADPARGVEPLPPYPWLKQEVLYSSSCGNGAFPHLAPPDVPVAPPAPRPAGAFVVGGESPAPSFAEPPGPGNVPMPRDLEPLPQGACPVVPMEQFIPNLLISPHMLPLTDLEIKFQYRGRSAGGLTISNPHGCRLFYSQLKPTQEQVELFGPVTLEQVRFPSTEAVPNEKQRFYTDQLLDVLDRGLILELQGQDIYAIRLCQCKVFWTGPCAAGELTRPNPIEREKKVKLFSLENFLNGLIMFQKGQSTTPPPYEIFFCFGEEWPDRKPKEKKLITVQVVPVAARILLEMFSGELSWSADSVRLQISHPDLKDKMVEQFKELHQLWQTQQMVPSLEPAGAGTWAMQTSSLHQ from the exons ATGAGCTCCCACCCTCGCCGCATCCGCCTGAAGCCCTGGCTGGTGGCGCAAGTGAACAGTGGGCAGTATCCAGGCCTCCGTTGGGTGGACGCTGAGCGGAAGCATTTCTATATCCCGTGGCGCCATGCCACCCGGCACGTCCCCAGCCAGGAAGACGAGAACACCATCTTCAAG gCCTGGGCCAAAGAGACTGGCAAGTACAATGAAGGGGTGGACGAGCCGGATCCTGCCAAGTGGAAGGCCAACCTGCGCTGTGCCCTGAACAAGAGCCGGGAGTTCAACCTGATCTACGACGGGACCAAGGACACCCCCATGCAGCCCTTTAAGATCTACGAGGTGTGCGATGTTCCGCATCACAACGGAG ATCCCTTTGCTGGAGATGGAGATAcgtgtgaagaagaagaagag TTGCAGAGGATGATGCCCACGCTGAAGATTGCAG ACCCTGCCCGTGGGGTGGAGCCGCTGCCCCCTTACCCGTGGCTGAAGCAAGAGGTCCTCTACTCCAGCTCCTGTGGCAATGGTGCCTTTCCTCACTTGGCGCCCCCGGACGTCCCCGTGGCCCCCCCTGCCCCGCGCCCCGCCGGTGCCTTTGTGGTCGGAGGGGAGTCCCCCGCGCCAAGCTTTGCTGAGCCCCCCGGCCCTGGAAACGTGCCCATGCCGAGAGACCTGGAGCCCCTCCCGCAGGGGGCCTGTCCGGTGGTGCCCATGGAGCAGTTCATCCCGAATCTGCTCATCAGCCCGCACATGCTGCCAC TGACCGACCTGGAGATCAAGTTCCAGTACCGGGGCCGCTCCGCGGGGGGCCTGACCATCAGCAACCCCCACGGCTGCCGCCTCTTCTACAGCCAGCTGAAGCCCACCCAGGAGCAGGTGGAGCTCTTTGGGCCGGTGACGCTGGAGCAGGTGCGCTTCCCCAGCACAGAGGCCGTGCCCAACGAGAAGCAGCGCTTCTACACCGACCAGCTGCTGGACGTCTTGGACCGGGGCCTCATCCTGGAGCTCCAAGGGCAGGACATCTACGCCATCCGCCTCTGCCAGTGCAAAGTCTTCTGGACGGGCCCCTGCGCCGCCGGGGAGCTGACCCGGCCCAACCCCATCGAGCGGGAGAAGAAAGTGAAGCTCTTCAGCCTGGAGAACTTCCTCAACG GACTCATCATGTTCCAGAAGGGCCAGAGCACCACCCCACCGCCCTATGAGATCTTCTTCTGCTTCGGAGAAGAATGGCCCGACCGGAAGCCTAAAGAGAAAAAGCTCATCACCGtccag GTGGTGCCGGTAGCTGCCCGGATCCTGCTGGAGATGTTCTCCGGGGAGCTCTCCTGGTCCGCCGACAGTGTCCGCCTGCAGATCTCCCACCCCGACCTCAAGGACAAGATGGTGGAGCAGTTCAAGGAGCTGCACCAGCTCTGGCAAACCCAGCAGATGGTGCCGAGCCTGGAGCCCGCAGGGGCCGGCACGTGGGCGATGCAGACCAGCAGCCTGCACCAGTGA
- the IRF5 gene encoding interferon regulatory factor 5 isoform X2, with product MRVWGNGRLDLFVGIPAVSGIVAMSSHPRRIRLKPWLVAQVNSGQYPGLRWVDAERKHFYIPWRHATRHVPSQEDENTIFKAWAKETGKYNEGVDEPDPAKWKANLRCALNKSREFNLIYDGTKDTPMQPFKIYEVCDVPHHNGDPFAGDGDTCEEEEELQRMMPTLKIADPARGVEPLPPYPWLKQEVLYSSSCGNGAFPHLAPPDVPVAPPAPRPAGAFVVGGESPAPSFAEPPGPGNVPMPRDLEPLPQGACPVVPMEQFIPNLLISPHMLPLTDLEIKFQYRGRSAGGLTISNPHGCRLFYSQLKPTQEQVELFGPVTLEQVRFPSTEAVPNEKQRFYTDQLLDVLDRGLILELQGQDIYAIRLCQCKVFWTGPCAAGELTRPNPIEREKKVKLFSLENFLNGLIMFQKGQSTTPPPYEIFFCFGEEWPDRKPKEKKLITVQVVPVAARILLEMFSGELSWSADSVRLQISHPDLKDKMVEQFKELHQLWQTQQMVPSLEPAGAGTWAMQTSSLHQ from the exons ATGCGGGTCTGGGGAAATGGAAGACTTGATTTATTT GTCGGGATCCCTGCAGTCAGTGGCATCGTCGCCATGAGCTCCCACCCTCGCCGCATCCGCCTGAAGCCCTGGCTGGTGGCGCAAGTGAACAGTGGGCAGTATCCAGGCCTCCGTTGGGTGGACGCTGAGCGGAAGCATTTCTATATCCCGTGGCGCCATGCCACCCGGCACGTCCCCAGCCAGGAAGACGAGAACACCATCTTCAAG gCCTGGGCCAAAGAGACTGGCAAGTACAATGAAGGGGTGGACGAGCCGGATCCTGCCAAGTGGAAGGCCAACCTGCGCTGTGCCCTGAACAAGAGCCGGGAGTTCAACCTGATCTACGACGGGACCAAGGACACCCCCATGCAGCCCTTTAAGATCTACGAGGTGTGCGATGTTCCGCATCACAACGGAG ATCCCTTTGCTGGAGATGGAGATAcgtgtgaagaagaagaagag TTGCAGAGGATGATGCCCACGCTGAAGATTGCAG ACCCTGCCCGTGGGGTGGAGCCGCTGCCCCCTTACCCGTGGCTGAAGCAAGAGGTCCTCTACTCCAGCTCCTGTGGCAATGGTGCCTTTCCTCACTTGGCGCCCCCGGACGTCCCCGTGGCCCCCCCTGCCCCGCGCCCCGCCGGTGCCTTTGTGGTCGGAGGGGAGTCCCCCGCGCCAAGCTTTGCTGAGCCCCCCGGCCCTGGAAACGTGCCCATGCCGAGAGACCTGGAGCCCCTCCCGCAGGGGGCCTGTCCGGTGGTGCCCATGGAGCAGTTCATCCCGAATCTGCTCATCAGCCCGCACATGCTGCCAC TGACCGACCTGGAGATCAAGTTCCAGTACCGGGGCCGCTCCGCGGGGGGCCTGACCATCAGCAACCCCCACGGCTGCCGCCTCTTCTACAGCCAGCTGAAGCCCACCCAGGAGCAGGTGGAGCTCTTTGGGCCGGTGACGCTGGAGCAGGTGCGCTTCCCCAGCACAGAGGCCGTGCCCAACGAGAAGCAGCGCTTCTACACCGACCAGCTGCTGGACGTCTTGGACCGGGGCCTCATCCTGGAGCTCCAAGGGCAGGACATCTACGCCATCCGCCTCTGCCAGTGCAAAGTCTTCTGGACGGGCCCCTGCGCCGCCGGGGAGCTGACCCGGCCCAACCCCATCGAGCGGGAGAAGAAAGTGAAGCTCTTCAGCCTGGAGAACTTCCTCAACG GACTCATCATGTTCCAGAAGGGCCAGAGCACCACCCCACCGCCCTATGAGATCTTCTTCTGCTTCGGAGAAGAATGGCCCGACCGGAAGCCTAAAGAGAAAAAGCTCATCACCGtccag GTGGTGCCGGTAGCTGCCCGGATCCTGCTGGAGATGTTCTCCGGGGAGCTCTCCTGGTCCGCCGACAGTGTCCGCCTGCAGATCTCCCACCCCGACCTCAAGGACAAGATGGTGGAGCAGTTCAAGGAGCTGCACCAGCTCTGGCAAACCCAGCAGATGGTGCCGAGCCTGGAGCCCGCAGGGGCCGGCACGTGGGCGATGCAGACCAGCAGCCTGCACCAGTGA
- the IRF5 gene encoding interferon regulatory factor 5 isoform X1, with amino-acid sequence MSHVSREENVLGLHAPITFSSCSLLAKEQEDRGSLPGSWPPLSPPSSSSCYPSNLQLVKEQVGIPAVSGIVAMSSHPRRIRLKPWLVAQVNSGQYPGLRWVDAERKHFYIPWRHATRHVPSQEDENTIFKAWAKETGKYNEGVDEPDPAKWKANLRCALNKSREFNLIYDGTKDTPMQPFKIYEVCDVPHHNGDPFAGDGDTCEEEEELQRMMPTLKIADPARGVEPLPPYPWLKQEVLYSSSCGNGAFPHLAPPDVPVAPPAPRPAGAFVVGGESPAPSFAEPPGPGNVPMPRDLEPLPQGACPVVPMEQFIPNLLISPHMLPLTDLEIKFQYRGRSAGGLTISNPHGCRLFYSQLKPTQEQVELFGPVTLEQVRFPSTEAVPNEKQRFYTDQLLDVLDRGLILELQGQDIYAIRLCQCKVFWTGPCAAGELTRPNPIEREKKVKLFSLENFLNGLIMFQKGQSTTPPPYEIFFCFGEEWPDRKPKEKKLITVQVVPVAARILLEMFSGELSWSADSVRLQISHPDLKDKMVEQFKELHQLWQTQQMVPSLEPAGAGTWAMQTSSLHQ; translated from the exons ATGAGTCACGTCTCCAGGGAGGAGAATGTTCTCGGCCTCCATGCACCCATCACTTTCAGTTCCTGCAGCCTCCTGGCGAAAGAACAGGAGGACAGAGGGTCACTGCCGGGGTCTTGGCCCCCTCTTTCTCCTCCGTCCAGCAGCTCCTGCTACCCCTCTAACTTGCAACTGGTGAAGGAGCAG GTCGGGATCCCTGCAGTCAGTGGCATCGTCGCCATGAGCTCCCACCCTCGCCGCATCCGCCTGAAGCCCTGGCTGGTGGCGCAAGTGAACAGTGGGCAGTATCCAGGCCTCCGTTGGGTGGACGCTGAGCGGAAGCATTTCTATATCCCGTGGCGCCATGCCACCCGGCACGTCCCCAGCCAGGAAGACGAGAACACCATCTTCAAG gCCTGGGCCAAAGAGACTGGCAAGTACAATGAAGGGGTGGACGAGCCGGATCCTGCCAAGTGGAAGGCCAACCTGCGCTGTGCCCTGAACAAGAGCCGGGAGTTCAACCTGATCTACGACGGGACCAAGGACACCCCCATGCAGCCCTTTAAGATCTACGAGGTGTGCGATGTTCCGCATCACAACGGAG ATCCCTTTGCTGGAGATGGAGATAcgtgtgaagaagaagaagag TTGCAGAGGATGATGCCCACGCTGAAGATTGCAG ACCCTGCCCGTGGGGTGGAGCCGCTGCCCCCTTACCCGTGGCTGAAGCAAGAGGTCCTCTACTCCAGCTCCTGTGGCAATGGTGCCTTTCCTCACTTGGCGCCCCCGGACGTCCCCGTGGCCCCCCCTGCCCCGCGCCCCGCCGGTGCCTTTGTGGTCGGAGGGGAGTCCCCCGCGCCAAGCTTTGCTGAGCCCCCCGGCCCTGGAAACGTGCCCATGCCGAGAGACCTGGAGCCCCTCCCGCAGGGGGCCTGTCCGGTGGTGCCCATGGAGCAGTTCATCCCGAATCTGCTCATCAGCCCGCACATGCTGCCAC TGACCGACCTGGAGATCAAGTTCCAGTACCGGGGCCGCTCCGCGGGGGGCCTGACCATCAGCAACCCCCACGGCTGCCGCCTCTTCTACAGCCAGCTGAAGCCCACCCAGGAGCAGGTGGAGCTCTTTGGGCCGGTGACGCTGGAGCAGGTGCGCTTCCCCAGCACAGAGGCCGTGCCCAACGAGAAGCAGCGCTTCTACACCGACCAGCTGCTGGACGTCTTGGACCGGGGCCTCATCCTGGAGCTCCAAGGGCAGGACATCTACGCCATCCGCCTCTGCCAGTGCAAAGTCTTCTGGACGGGCCCCTGCGCCGCCGGGGAGCTGACCCGGCCCAACCCCATCGAGCGGGAGAAGAAAGTGAAGCTCTTCAGCCTGGAGAACTTCCTCAACG GACTCATCATGTTCCAGAAGGGCCAGAGCACCACCCCACCGCCCTATGAGATCTTCTTCTGCTTCGGAGAAGAATGGCCCGACCGGAAGCCTAAAGAGAAAAAGCTCATCACCGtccag GTGGTGCCGGTAGCTGCCCGGATCCTGCTGGAGATGTTCTCCGGGGAGCTCTCCTGGTCCGCCGACAGTGTCCGCCTGCAGATCTCCCACCCCGACCTCAAGGACAAGATGGTGGAGCAGTTCAAGGAGCTGCACCAGCTCTGGCAAACCCAGCAGATGGTGCCGAGCCTGGAGCCCGCAGGGGCCGGCACGTGGGCGATGCAGACCAGCAGCCTGCACCAGTGA